Proteins encoded together in one Thermomonospora curvata DSM 43183 window:
- a CDS encoding PucR family transcriptional regulator, with protein sequence MTATTTVPSDADLAEIARIASRRLLERLPELTDRLITEIVDEDPGYLDLVPRDELWQTVHDILGESIDHMARHALGEEPPVDKAVAIGRRRAEQGLPLESLLRSFRIGGRLCWEAMIEVVSADNPQALPKLLRFAGIVWHTNEVQSNAVAAAYRQTESELLRRNGERMAALLDALLEGRGADGGLAKAASAALDLPMNGRYAVAVLRPLHRPTGCGPGFERPERVGGLRFVWRMRTDVEVAVVDLGDRRPADVAAALEQRFAGEAGISPAVDGLAALGRARWLAEIALQTCRPGERRLAQLDDRLPAALVVSQPELSGYLGDTVLGPLSALDPADRQVLLETLAAWLDCEGSAARTAARLYCHRNTVFNRLRRLEQLTSRSLHRPRDVVELALALDALNLVGRDGAAASGRCRG encoded by the coding sequence GTGACTGCTACGACCACTGTCCCTTCGGACGCAGACCTGGCCGAGATCGCCCGCATCGCGTCCCGGCGGCTGCTGGAGCGGCTGCCGGAGCTGACCGACCGGCTGATCACCGAGATCGTCGATGAGGACCCCGGCTATCTCGACCTGGTACCGCGGGATGAGCTGTGGCAGACCGTCCACGACATCCTGGGCGAGAGCATCGACCACATGGCCCGCCACGCGCTGGGCGAGGAACCCCCCGTCGACAAGGCCGTCGCCATCGGCCGCCGCCGCGCCGAACAAGGGCTGCCGCTGGAGTCGCTGCTGCGGTCGTTCCGGATCGGCGGGCGGCTGTGCTGGGAGGCGATGATCGAGGTCGTCTCCGCCGACAACCCTCAGGCGCTGCCGAAGCTGCTGCGTTTCGCCGGCATCGTCTGGCACACCAACGAGGTCCAGTCCAACGCGGTGGCCGCGGCCTACCGGCAGACCGAATCAGAGCTGCTGCGCCGCAACGGCGAACGGATGGCCGCGCTGCTGGATGCGCTGCTGGAGGGCCGCGGCGCCGACGGAGGATTGGCCAAGGCCGCCTCCGCCGCGCTCGACCTGCCCATGAACGGCCGCTACGCGGTGGCGGTGCTGCGTCCCCTGCACCGCCCCACCGGATGCGGCCCCGGCTTCGAACGCCCCGAACGCGTCGGCGGGCTGCGCTTCGTGTGGCGGATGCGCACCGACGTGGAGGTGGCCGTGGTCGACCTGGGCGACCGGCGGCCGGCCGATGTGGCGGCGGCACTGGAGCAGCGGTTCGCCGGCGAGGCCGGGATCAGCCCCGCGGTGGACGGCCTGGCCGCGCTGGGCCGCGCCCGCTGGCTGGCCGAGATCGCCCTGCAGACCTGCCGCCCCGGCGAACGGCGGCTGGCCCAGCTGGACGACCGGCTGCCGGCCGCCCTGGTGGTCTCCCAGCCCGAGCTGTCGGGATACCTGGGCGATACGGTGCTCGGCCCGCTGAGCGCGCTGGACCCGGCGGACCGGCAGGTGCTGCTGGAGACGCTGGCGGCCTGGCTGGACTGCGAGGGCTCGGCGGCCCGCACCGCCGCCCGGCTCTATTGTCACCGCAACACGGTCTTCAACCGGCTGCGCCGGCTGGAGCAGCTCACCTCCCGCTCCCTGCACCGCCCCCGCGACGTGGTCGAACTGGCCCTCGCCCTGGACGCGCTGAACCTGGTGGGCCGGGACGGTGCGGCCGCCTCGGGCCGCTGCCGCGGCTGA
- a CDS encoding helix-turn-helix domain-containing protein: MAPRRRRSSVSPPLPAFGRQLRRYREEAGLTQESLGRRANNGRGVTGQYVGQVESGRTRCSREFAETMDRELKAGGRLLELWDDLVLDSAFPIWFDWPSIEAEAVMIQPHQPLPVHGLLQTPDYAAALLKDNREAVEARLHRQRILTGSEPPPPVFSLPLDEVALYHETGSPAITKERLEHLLALEELPNITIQVVPSRGEHPGNSGAFNLATPEDRSEVVYADSAIRGLTINDPDDLATITTTLIAVRSLALPSAQSREMIRRAVEERWSQ, translated from the coding sequence ATGGCCCCTCGACGTAGGCGAAGCAGTGTTTCTCCGCCCCTGCCGGCCTTCGGCCGGCAGCTTCGCCGCTACCGGGAAGAGGCCGGGCTGACCCAGGAGAGCCTGGGCCGCCGCGCCAACAACGGCCGGGGCGTGACCGGCCAGTACGTCGGCCAGGTTGAAAGCGGCCGCACTCGCTGCTCCCGTGAGTTCGCCGAGACCATGGACCGGGAGCTGAAGGCGGGCGGCAGGCTCCTGGAGCTGTGGGACGACCTGGTGCTGGACTCGGCCTTCCCCATCTGGTTCGACTGGCCCAGCATCGAGGCTGAGGCAGTCATGATCCAGCCCCACCAGCCCTTGCCGGTTCATGGCCTGCTTCAGACCCCCGATTACGCGGCAGCCCTCTTGAAGGACAACCGCGAGGCCGTTGAAGCACGTCTTCACCGGCAAAGGATCTTGACCGGATCCGAGCCCCCACCGCCCGTCTTCTCCCTGCCGCTCGATGAGGTGGCGCTCTACCACGAGACCGGGAGCCCTGCGATCACGAAAGAGCGGCTAGAGCATCTGCTGGCCCTGGAGGAGCTGCCCAACATCACCATCCAGGTGGTCCCAAGCCGGGGAGAGCATCCCGGCAACAGCGGAGCATTCAATCTGGCCACGCCGGAGGACAGAAGCGAGGTCGTCTACGCTGACTCGGCCATTCGGGGGTTGACCATCAACGACCCAGACGACCTGGCCACAATCACGACTACTCTCATTGCGGTGAGGTCCTTGGCTCTGCCCTCGGCGCAGTCAAGGGAGATGATCCGAAGAGCGGTGGAGGAGAGATGGAGTCAGTAG
- a CDS encoding branched-chain amino acid ABC transporter permease encodes MSSLSRSRMSPLQLAGLAAVLAVMVILPFYAEPFLMQAGLFAMAAAIGAIGLNLLTGSTGQLSLGHAFFLAIGAYGYVYFAAEPDSAHHLSGWGLPTPVAAVLAIALAGVAGGLFSPIAGRLKGTYLGIASLALIFIGQHILHNAHAVTGGSNGREVPPLEIFGFVFADTPELVVLQVPFRALEKLWFLNLVLLVAAAWIARGILRGRPGRAMNTIRDHEIAAGVMGVPVARYRGAVFVLSSMYAGLAGVLLALAFQRTVPDYFGFILSLEYLAMIVIGGLGTVAGSIVGAVLVSMLPPLFTRYSDALPLIAASGSGGLDAAQASRILYGAVVIAVILFLPGGLMGLWMRLRTSLALRRKVRPS; translated from the coding sequence GTGTCTAGCCTGAGCCGTTCCCGGATGTCGCCGCTGCAGCTCGCCGGCCTGGCGGCGGTGCTGGCGGTGATGGTGATCCTGCCGTTTTACGCCGAGCCGTTCTTGATGCAGGCCGGGCTGTTCGCGATGGCCGCGGCCATCGGCGCGATCGGGCTGAACCTGCTGACCGGCTCCACCGGGCAGCTGTCGCTGGGGCACGCCTTCTTCCTGGCGATCGGCGCCTACGGGTATGTGTACTTCGCCGCCGAGCCCGACTCGGCGCACCACCTGTCCGGGTGGGGCCTGCCCACCCCGGTGGCGGCGGTGCTGGCGATCGCGCTGGCCGGGGTGGCCGGCGGGCTGTTCAGCCCGATCGCCGGCCGGCTCAAGGGCACCTACCTGGGCATCGCCTCGCTGGCGCTGATCTTCATCGGCCAGCACATCCTGCACAACGCCCACGCGGTCACCGGCGGTTCCAACGGCCGGGAGGTGCCGCCGCTGGAGATCTTCGGGTTCGTCTTCGCCGACACCCCCGAGCTGGTGGTGCTGCAGGTGCCGTTCCGGGCGCTGGAGAAGCTGTGGTTTTTGAACCTGGTGCTGCTGGTGGCGGCGGCCTGGATCGCCCGCGGCATCCTGCGCGGCCGTCCCGGGCGGGCCATGAACACCATCCGGGACCATGAGATCGCCGCCGGGGTGATGGGCGTGCCGGTGGCCCGCTACCGGGGTGCGGTGTTCGTGCTGTCGTCGATGTACGCGGGTCTGGCGGGTGTGCTGCTGGCGCTGGCGTTCCAGCGCACCGTGCCCGACTACTTCGGCTTCATCCTGTCGCTGGAGTACCTGGCGATGATCGTCATCGGCGGGCTCGGCACGGTGGCCGGCTCGATCGTCGGCGCCGTGCTGGTGTCGATGCTGCCGCCGCTGTTCACCCGCTACAGCGACGCCCTGCCGCTGATCGCCGCATCCGGTTCCGGCGGCCTGGACGCCGCCCAGGCCTCGCGGATCCTCTACGGGGCCGTCGTCATCGCGGTGATCCTCTTCCTTCCCGGCGGGCTGATGGGGCTGTGGATGCGTCTGCGCACGTCCCTGGCGCTCCGCCGGAAGGTTCGACCCTCCTGA
- a CDS encoding LppX_LprAFG lipoprotein: protein MSWIRGRIPTVVLACALALTGCSGGSGGDSQGSLPQGPQTLQQASNSMRDLKSVAFTISTEGDPVSFPVKSGEVRLLRNGDAEGRLHVQVGMSMETEFVLLGDVLYYKGLTGGYEKASKEQLRSLYDPSAVLDPERGIAKLLTAARGAQPEAREKVGGKDAYRVKVTLPKQEIEGLIPGVDEDLQGQVWISADDHRLLKVRGELPPSGGKGAVVITFTEFNADYRFKAPI, encoded by the coding sequence ATGTCTTGGATCCGAGGTCGAATACCCACCGTCGTCCTGGCGTGCGCGTTGGCGCTGACCGGTTGCTCGGGAGGCTCCGGCGGGGATTCCCAGGGGTCGCTGCCGCAGGGGCCGCAGACGCTCCAGCAGGCGTCGAACTCGATGCGGGATCTCAAGAGCGTCGCCTTCACCATCTCCACCGAAGGCGATCCGGTCTCCTTCCCGGTCAAGAGCGGTGAGGTGCGGCTGCTGCGCAACGGCGACGCCGAGGGCCGGCTGCACGTGCAGGTGGGGATGAGCATGGAGACCGAGTTCGTGCTGCTCGGTGACGTCCTGTACTACAAGGGTCTGACCGGCGGGTACGAGAAGGCCTCCAAGGAGCAGCTCCGGTCGCTGTACGACCCGTCGGCGGTGCTGGACCCCGAGCGGGGCATCGCCAAGCTGCTGACGGCGGCGCGCGGGGCGCAGCCGGAGGCCCGGGAGAAGGTGGGCGGCAAGGACGCCTACCGGGTGAAGGTGACGCTGCCCAAGCAGGAGATCGAAGGGCTGATCCCCGGGGTCGATGAGGACCTGCAGGGACAGGTGTGGATCTCCGCCGACGACCACCGGCTGCTGAAGGTGCGCGGGGAGCTGCCGCCCTCCGGCGGGAAGGGCGCGGTGGTGATCACCTTCACCGAGTTCAACGCCGACTACCGGTTCAAGGCCCCGATCTGA
- a CDS encoding ABC transporter ATP-binding protein, translated as MSELKVTDLTVKFAGITALDHVGFTVEPGSIHAIIGPNGAGKSTCFNVLSGVYKATSGSVRFGGAELTRMPPHKIAALGVARTFQNIALSRFQSVEDNVMLGRHRLMRAGFLSTGLHLPHARREDARHRARVREIARFVGVAEYLDAPVGMLPYGVQKRVELARALAMEPKLLLLDEPVAGMNGGERRAMAEVIVAARADLGISILLVEHDMGMVMRLADQVTVLDFGRKIASGPPAQVQNDPEVIRAYLGEQAVQQQDGVVMAKGAPGQAQAGVREGALPQGAPEASGEQS; from the coding sequence GTGAGCGAGCTGAAGGTCACCGACCTGACGGTCAAGTTCGCCGGGATCACCGCGCTGGACCACGTCGGCTTCACCGTGGAGCCCGGCAGCATCCACGCCATCATCGGGCCCAACGGCGCCGGCAAGTCCACCTGCTTCAACGTGCTGTCGGGCGTGTACAAGGCCACCTCCGGCAGCGTGCGGTTCGGCGGCGCCGAGCTGACCCGGATGCCGCCGCACAAGATCGCGGCGCTGGGCGTGGCCCGCACGTTCCAGAACATCGCGCTGTCGCGCTTCCAGAGCGTCGAGGACAACGTGATGCTCGGGCGGCACCGGCTGATGCGGGCCGGTTTCCTCAGCACCGGGCTGCACCTGCCGCACGCCCGCCGCGAGGACGCCCGGCACCGGGCGCGGGTGCGGGAGATCGCCCGTTTCGTGGGCGTCGCCGAGTACCTGGACGCGCCGGTCGGGATGCTCCCCTACGGGGTGCAAAAGCGGGTCGAGCTGGCCCGCGCCCTGGCGATGGAGCCCAAGCTGCTGCTGCTGGACGAGCCGGTGGCCGGCATGAACGGCGGGGAGCGGCGCGCCATGGCCGAGGTCATCGTCGCCGCCCGCGCCGACCTGGGGATCTCGATCCTGCTGGTCGAGCACGACATGGGCATGGTGATGCGGCTGGCCGACCAGGTGACGGTGCTGGACTTCGGCCGCAAGATCGCCTCCGGTCCGCCCGCGCAGGTGCAAAACGACCCCGAGGTGATCCGCGCCTACCTGGGCGAGCAGGCCGTCCAGCAGCAGGACGGCGTCGTCATGGCCAAGGGCGCACCCGGCCAGGCGCAAGCGGGGGTGCGAGAAGGAGCGCTGCCTCAGGGCGCGCCGGAGGCGAGCGGGGAGCAGTCGTGA
- a CDS encoding MFS transporter: MSEARRRVAIGVGGAVVLLAALDAYVITTIFVQVMDDVGIPVNRLERATPILTGFLLGYVAAMPLLGQLSDRYGRKPLLHGCLLVFAAGSALTALAASLVPLVAGRVLQGVAGGALLPVTMALAGDLWQERQRPVVLGAVGAAQELGSVLGPLYGVGVAAWLGDWRAIFWINVPVALAAMAAVQVTVPRGVRPVPRPKVDAVGGALLALGLGLLVAGLYNQEPDRSPLPPWGVPLLVAGLAVLVCFVLWEVRARTRLLDLSGARRGPLLATLAVSFLSGAALMVTLVDVQLVAQTLLGKDSLGGALILARFLGALTVAALLGGLVARHLGERWPMAAGMAVAAVGYLLIAAWPKDPAAASYGPLPRMDADLVITGLGLGLVIAPVSSAGLRMVRAAQHGVTAAAVVVARMMGMLLGVSALSAWGLHRFRSLTADLTMPLPFGLPREEAQRQLAAYQAAVQEALRIEYREIFWITAALCALGALAALAVRGRPEPASPAESAPREADRAAVR; encoded by the coding sequence ATGAGCGAGGCGAGGCGCCGGGTGGCGATCGGGGTCGGCGGCGCGGTGGTGCTGCTGGCCGCGCTGGACGCCTACGTCATCACCACGATCTTCGTGCAGGTGATGGACGATGTGGGCATCCCGGTCAACCGGCTGGAGCGGGCCACCCCGATCCTGACCGGGTTCCTGCTGGGGTATGTGGCGGCGATGCCGCTGCTGGGCCAGTTGTCGGACCGGTACGGGCGCAAGCCGCTGCTGCACGGCTGCCTGCTGGTGTTCGCGGCCGGGTCGGCGCTGACCGCGCTGGCCGCTTCGCTGGTGCCGCTGGTGGCCGGGCGGGTGCTGCAGGGGGTGGCCGGCGGGGCGCTGCTGCCGGTGACCATGGCGCTGGCCGGTGACCTGTGGCAGGAGCGGCAGCGTCCGGTGGTGCTGGGCGCGGTCGGCGCGGCCCAGGAGCTGGGCAGCGTGCTCGGCCCGCTGTACGGGGTGGGCGTGGCGGCCTGGCTGGGCGACTGGCGGGCGATCTTCTGGATCAACGTGCCGGTGGCGCTGGCGGCGATGGCGGCGGTGCAGGTCACCGTGCCGCGTGGGGTGCGTCCCGTCCCCCGTCCCAAGGTGGACGCGGTGGGCGGGGCGCTGCTGGCGCTGGGGCTGGGCCTGCTGGTGGCCGGGCTGTACAACCAGGAGCCGGACCGTTCCCCGCTGCCGCCGTGGGGGGTGCCGCTGCTGGTGGCGGGGCTGGCGGTGCTGGTGTGCTTCGTGCTGTGGGAGGTGCGGGCGCGCACCCGGCTGCTGGATCTGAGCGGAGCGCGGCGGGGGCCGCTGCTGGCGACGCTGGCGGTCAGTTTCCTGTCGGGTGCGGCGCTGATGGTCACGCTGGTGGACGTCCAGCTCGTCGCGCAGACCCTGCTGGGGAAGGACTCCCTGGGCGGTGCGCTGATCCTGGCGCGGTTCCTGGGGGCGCTGACGGTGGCGGCGCTGCTGGGCGGGCTGGTGGCCCGGCATCTGGGCGAGCGGTGGCCGATGGCGGCGGGCATGGCCGTGGCCGCGGTGGGCTACCTGCTGATCGCCGCCTGGCCGAAGGACCCGGCCGCCGCCTCTTATGGGCCGCTGCCCCGCATGGACGCCGACCTGGTGATCACCGGGCTGGGGCTGGGCCTGGTCATCGCCCCGGTGTCGTCGGCGGGGCTGCGGATGGTACGCGCCGCCCAGCACGGGGTGACCGCGGCCGCGGTGGTGGTGGCGCGGATGATGGGCATGCTGCTGGGGGTCTCGGCACTGTCGGCGTGGGGCCTGCATCGGTTCCGGTCGCTGACGGCGGACCTGACGATGCCGCTGCCGTTCGGGCTGCCGCGCGAGGAGGCGCAGCGGCAGCTGGCGGCCTACCAGGCGGCGGTGCAGGAGGCGCTGCGCATCGAGTACCGGGAGATCTTCTGGATCACCGCGGCGCTGTGCGCGCTGGGCGCGCTGGCGGCGCTGGCCGTGCGGGGCCGCCCGGAGCCCGCCTCGCCGGCCGAGTCCGCCCCGCGGGAAGCCGACCGGGCGGCCGTGCGCTGA
- a CDS encoding Rv1733c family protein, which produces MHRPAGDRIPAGLGRLRRRLGFDRNVLRRRIDRIQWAAGLTLAVVFLLAAPLLAVAAGGRAYESGVRAEQHERAARRQVAATVTGPAVVDGRYGNRVVPAVWRAPDGTVRKGLLPLAEDDRAGTRRWLWVDRTGRPTAPPRSRSRTVIDAGYAAGGAVLAVGVPLLIAYRLVRRRCDRVRDAMWDAEWARIDPHRIS; this is translated from the coding sequence ATGCATCGGCCCGCAGGCGACAGGATTCCCGCCGGACTGGGACGGCTGCGGCGGCGCCTGGGCTTTGACCGCAACGTGCTGCGCCGCCGCATCGACCGCATCCAGTGGGCGGCGGGGCTGACGCTGGCCGTGGTGTTCCTGCTGGCCGCCCCGCTGCTGGCGGTGGCGGCCGGCGGTCGCGCCTATGAGTCGGGCGTGCGCGCCGAGCAGCACGAGCGGGCCGCCCGCCGCCAGGTTGCCGCCACGGTGACCGGCCCCGCGGTGGTGGACGGGCGCTATGGCAACCGGGTCGTCCCGGCGGTCTGGCGCGCCCCGGACGGCACCGTCCGCAAGGGGTTGCTGCCGCTCGCCGAGGACGACCGGGCCGGGACCCGCCGGTGGCTGTGGGTGGACCGCACCGGGCGGCCGACCGCCCCGCCCCGCTCGCGTTCGCGCACCGTGATCGATGCCGGGTACGCCGCCGGCGGCGCCGTGCTGGCGGTGGGCGTCCCGCTGCTGATCGCCTACCGGCTGGTGCGGCGGCGCTGCGACCGGGTGCGCGACGCCATGTGGGACGCCGAGTGGGCCCGCATCGACCCCCACCGCATCAGCTGA
- a CDS encoding branched-chain amino acid ABC transporter permease — MTTFVELVVNGVSIGSVYALIALGFVIIFKATEVVNFAHASLLLAGGFITAKLHGQLGFWPALLVGIAGAAVLGALVEFLVLRRSRAGDHHVLAIVTIGVDILMTTELTRQIGTDVLAMGDPWQSKVVHLGGISIAQTRIAALVTAATLITCFLLAFRYTSWGIAMRAAAEDRETAALMGIRLGRVSTGAWAVAGALAAVAALFLTVFPTPGLDRTTSLAALKAFPAAILGGLDSTTGALVGGLIIGLTESLATGYQSELSFLGRGIGEVAPFLVMVIILLIRPAGLFGTRELARV; from the coding sequence GTGACCACTTTTGTGGAACTCGTCGTCAACGGGGTGTCGATCGGCTCGGTGTACGCGCTGATCGCCCTCGGTTTCGTGATCATCTTCAAGGCCACCGAAGTGGTGAACTTCGCCCACGCCTCGCTGCTGCTGGCCGGCGGGTTCATCACCGCCAAGCTGCACGGGCAGCTGGGCTTTTGGCCGGCGCTGCTGGTCGGCATCGCCGGCGCGGCGGTGCTGGGGGCGCTGGTGGAGTTCCTGGTGCTGCGCCGCTCCCGGGCCGGCGACCACCACGTGCTGGCGATCGTCACCATCGGCGTGGACATCCTGATGACCACCGAGCTGACCCGGCAGATCGGCACCGATGTGCTGGCCATGGGCGACCCGTGGCAGAGCAAGGTGGTGCACCTGGGCGGGATCAGCATCGCCCAGACCCGGATCGCCGCGCTGGTGACCGCGGCGACCCTCATCACCTGCTTCCTGCTGGCGTTCCGCTACACCTCCTGGGGCATCGCCATGCGGGCGGCGGCCGAGGACCGGGAGACCGCGGCGCTGATGGGCATCCGGCTGGGCCGGGTGTCCACGGGCGCCTGGGCGGTGGCGGGCGCGCTGGCCGCGGTGGCGGCGCTGTTCTTGACCGTCTTCCCCACCCCGGGTCTGGACCGCACGACCTCGCTGGCGGCGCTCAAGGCGTTCCCCGCCGCGATCTTGGGTGGGCTGGACTCCACCACCGGGGCGCTGGTCGGCGGGCTGATCATCGGGCTGACCGAGTCGCTGGCCACCGGCTACCAAAGCGAGCTGTCCTTCCTGGGCCGCGGCATCGGCGAGGTCGCCCCGTTCCTGGTGATGGTGATCATCCTGCTGATCCGGCCCGCCGGGCTGTTCGGAACGAGGGAGCTGGCCCGTGTCTAG
- a CDS encoding DUF397 domain-containing protein: MVNRDRSPLARRKSSHSNRGGDRVEIAAVHGAVAIRDSKAPDAPCLLTAVHEWHSPPAAVKYDVLGR, encoded by the coding sequence ATGGTGAACCGTGATCGATCCCCGCTTGCCCGACGCAAGAGCAGCCACAGCAACAGGGGCGGTGACCGCGTCGAAATCGCCGCCGTCCACGGTGCGGTGGCGATCCGTGACAGCAAAGCGCCGGACGCCCCGTGCCTCCTCACGGCCGTCCACGAGTGGCACTCGCCGCCGGCAGCGGTGAAGTACGACGTCCTCGGCCGCTGA
- a CDS encoding ABC transporter substrate-binding protein, with translation MKSTLRSAAVSLVALALAATAAGCSSDKATGGSEATGPDGVKQGPGVTDKTIKLGIATDLTGVYAPLGKSITQAQQLYYEEVNQRGGVCGRTIEAVVRDHGYDPQKAVSIYTELNNNVLAIPHFLGSPMVSAVKQRIESDKMFTIPSAWTTALLGSKYIQVTGTTYDVDMINGVQWLMDKKLIKKGDKLGHVYFEGDYGGSALRGTKYAAEQLGLEVFELPIKPTDRDMKSQVAALAKEKVDAILLSAGPQQAASLAGIARSQGMKQPILGSNSAYSPQLLATPAKPALVEGFFIATAGAPMSADLPAIKKLAEAYSKKYPKDPLDSGVVNGYGGASIVVSALEKACANKDLTREGLINAHRSEANADDGLGTPMNFTYFDKPATRKTYIIKPDEKATGGAVIVEQAFESELAKNYQVPVGTF, from the coding sequence ATGAAATCAACCCTTCGCTCGGCGGCCGTGTCGCTGGTTGCGCTGGCGCTGGCCGCCACCGCAGCCGGCTGCTCCAGCGACAAGGCCACCGGTGGCTCCGAGGCGACCGGGCCCGACGGCGTCAAGCAGGGCCCCGGCGTGACCGACAAGACCATCAAGCTCGGCATCGCCACCGACCTGACCGGCGTGTACGCGCCGCTGGGCAAGAGCATCACCCAGGCCCAGCAGCTGTACTACGAGGAGGTCAACCAGCGCGGCGGCGTCTGCGGCCGCACCATCGAGGCCGTGGTGCGCGACCACGGCTACGACCCGCAGAAGGCGGTGTCCATCTACACCGAGCTGAACAACAACGTGCTGGCGATCCCGCACTTCCTCGGCTCGCCGATGGTCAGCGCGGTCAAGCAGCGCATCGAGTCCGACAAGATGTTCACCATCCCCAGCGCCTGGACCACCGCGCTGCTGGGCAGCAAGTACATCCAGGTCACCGGCACCACCTACGACGTGGACATGATCAACGGTGTCCAGTGGCTGATGGACAAGAAGCTGATCAAGAAGGGCGACAAGCTCGGCCACGTCTACTTCGAGGGCGACTACGGCGGCTCGGCGCTGCGCGGCACCAAGTACGCCGCCGAGCAGCTGGGGCTGGAGGTCTTCGAGCTGCCCATCAAGCCCACCGACCGTGACATGAAGTCGCAGGTCGCGGCGCTGGCCAAGGAGAAGGTCGACGCGATCCTGCTCAGCGCCGGCCCGCAGCAGGCGGCCTCGCTGGCCGGCATCGCCCGCTCCCAGGGCATGAAGCAGCCGATCCTGGGCAGCAACTCCGCCTACTCCCCGCAGCTGCTGGCCACCCCGGCCAAGCCCGCTCTGGTGGAGGGCTTCTTCATCGCCACCGCCGGCGCCCCGATGAGCGCCGACCTGCCGGCGATCAAGAAGCTGGCCGAGGCCTACTCCAAGAAGTACCCCAAGGACCCGCTGGACAGCGGTGTGGTCAACGGTTACGGCGGCGCCTCCATCGTGGTGTCGGCGCTGGAGAAGGCCTGCGCCAACAAGGACCTGACCCGGGAGGGCCTGATCAACGCCCACCGCTCGGAGGCCAACGCCGACGACGGGCTGGGCACCCCGATGAACTTCACCTACTTCGACAAGCCGGCCACCCGCAAGACCTACATCATCAAGCCGGACGAGAAGGCCACCGGCGGCGCGGTGATCGTCGAGCAGGCCTTCGAGTCGGAGCTGGCCAAGAACTACCAGGTCCCGGTCGGCACCTTCTGA
- a CDS encoding ABC transporter ATP-binding protein gives MASGTLAIGGLSVSYGKAVQALREVSLVVPEGAVTAVLGANGAGKSTLLRAISGTLSFHRGAIEAGEITLGGRRLDGLHPAAVVAAGVVQVPEGRRIFGRLTVEENLRAGALGARDRSGTAAARKRVLELFPVLAERAKQRAGLLSGGEQQMLAMGRALMARPKVLLLDEPTLGLAPLMAERIGETIAEINRQGTSVLLIEQNAALALRLAHTAYVLEVGRVTLSGPADELAASDEVRRRYLGVGGEEELQPEFRRPPTLERWAG, from the coding sequence ATGGCGAGTGGGACGCTCGCGATCGGCGGCCTGTCGGTGAGCTACGGCAAGGCCGTGCAGGCGCTGCGCGAGGTCTCCCTGGTGGTTCCCGAGGGCGCGGTGACCGCCGTGCTGGGGGCCAACGGTGCGGGCAAGAGCACCCTGCTGCGGGCCATCTCGGGGACTTTGTCGTTCCACCGCGGCGCGATCGAGGCCGGTGAGATCACCCTGGGCGGCCGCCGGCTGGACGGGCTGCACCCCGCCGCGGTGGTGGCGGCCGGGGTGGTCCAGGTGCCCGAGGGCCGCAGGATCTTCGGGCGGCTCACCGTGGAGGAGAACCTGCGGGCCGGGGCGCTGGGCGCCCGGGACCGCTCGGGGACGGCCGCCGCCCGCAAGCGGGTGCTGGAACTGTTCCCGGTGCTGGCCGAACGGGCGAAGCAGCGGGCCGGGCTGCTGTCGGGGGGTGAGCAGCAGATGCTGGCCATGGGCCGGGCGCTGATGGCGCGGCCCAAGGTGCTGCTGCTGGACGAGCCCACCCTCGGGCTGGCCCCGCTGATGGCCGAGCGGATCGGCGAGACCATCGCCGAGATCAACCGGCAGGGCACGTCCGTGCTGCTCATCGAGCAGAACGCGGCGCTGGCGCTGCGCTTGGCCCACACCGCCTACGTGCTGGAGGTCGGCCGGGTGACCTTGTCGGGGCCGGCCGATGAGCTGGCCGCCAGCGACGAGGTGCGCCGCCGCTACCTGGGCGTCGGCGGCGAGGAGGAGCTGCAGCCGGAATTCCGGCGTCCGCCCACGCTCGAAAGGTGGGCCGGTTGA